Proteins encoded in a region of the Fundulus heteroclitus isolate FHET01 chromosome 2, MU-UCD_Fhet_4.1, whole genome shotgun sequence genome:
- the pskh1 gene encoding serine/threonine-protein kinase H1 homolog, which translates to MGCRNSKVLPEPPGDVHLDLVKKVDPQPPQTDIYKHFIRGDGTASKTGEAGGVAAEKPDLAGAYPGQAQAASPTSALAQTPKDPSKLSDPQRKKVAKYRAKFDPRVTAKYEIKALIGRGSFSRVVRVEHKSTRQPYAIKMIETRYREGREVCESELCVLRRVRHTNIIQLMEVFETAERVYMVMELATGGELFDRIIARGSFTERDATRVLQMVLDGVKYLHALGITHRDLKPENLLYYHPGADSKIIITDFGLASSRKKGDECLMKTTCGTPEYIAPEILVRKPYTNAVDMWALGVISYILLSGTMPFEDDNRMRLYRQILKGKYSFSGEPWPSVSNLAKDFVERILTVDPSERLTAGQALKHPWIISMAAASSMKNLQRCISQNLLKRASSRCQSTKSAQSTRSSRSTKSNKARRVREKELRELNRRYQQHYNG; encoded by the exons ATGGGGTGCCGGAACAGCAAGGTCCTCCCTGAGCCTCCAGGGGATGTTCATTTGGACCTGGTCAAAAAG GTTGATCCCCAGCCGCCTCAGACAGATATCTATAAGCACTTCATTCGAGGGGATGGCACTGCAAGTAAGACGGGGGAGGCCGGCGGCGTGGCAGCCGAGAAGCCAGACCTCGCCGGCGCGTATCCTGGCCAGGCACAGGCCGCCTCTCCCACTTCCGCGCTGGCTCAGACCCCCAAAGACCCGTCCAAACTGTCGGACCCCCAGCGAAAGAAGGTGGCCAAGTACCGAGCCAAGTTCGACCCCCGAGTCACGGCCAAGTACGAGATAAAGGCCCTGATAGGGCGCGGGAGTTTCAGCCGGGTGGTGCGCGTGGAGCACAAGAGCACGCGGCAGCCGTACGCCATAAAGATGATCGAGACGCGCTACCGCGAGGGGAGGGAGGTGTGCGAGTCGGAGCTGTGCGTCCTGCGCCGGGTCCGGCACACCAACATCATCCAGCTGATGGAGGTGTTCGAGACGGCAGAGCGCGTCTACATGGTGATGGAGCTGGCCACGGGCGGGGAGCTGTTCGACCGCATCATCGCCCGCGGCTCCTTCACGGAGCGGGACGCCACGCGCGTGCTGCAGATGGTGCTGGACGGCGTGAAGTACCTCCACGCTCTGGGGATCACGCACCGGGACCTGAAGCCGGAGAACCTGCTGTACTACCACCCCGGAGCCGACTCCAAGATCATCATCACCGACTTCGGCCTGGCCAGCAGCAGGAAGAAGGGAGACGAGTGTCTGATGAAGACCACGTGCGGCACGCCGGAGTACATCGCCCCGGAGATCCTGGTGAGGAAGCCCTACACGAACGCCGTGGACATGTGGGCGCTGGGGGTGATATCCTACATCCTGCTGAGCGGAACCATGCCCTTCGAGGACGACAACCGCATGAGGCTCTACCGGCAGATCCTGAAGGGGAAGTACAGCTTCTCCGGAGAG CCGTGGCCCAGCGTGTCCAACCTGGCGAAAGACTTCGTCGAGCGGATCCTGACGGTGGACCCGAGCGAGCGGCTGACGGCGGGCCAGGCCCTCAAGCACCCCTGGATCATCAGCATGGCGGCCGCCTCGTCCATGAAGAACCTGCAGCGCTGCATCTCTCAGAACCTGCTGAAGCGCGCCTCCTCGCGCTGCCAGAGCACCAAGTCGGCCCAGTCCACGCGCTCCAGCCGCTCCACCAAGTCCAACAAAGCGCGCAGGGTGCGGGAGAAGGAGCTGCGCGAGCTGAACCGCCGCTATCAGCAGCACTACAACGGCTGA